From the Salarias fasciatus chromosome 5, fSalaFa1.1, whole genome shotgun sequence genome, the window AaccatttttgaaaatgcatgAATGTCTGTGGTTCACACTTATCTGGCTTTGCCATCACCTTCTGAAAGGCAATCATGCATTGGGAAGAATCTGGTTGAAACCTAAATGTTTTAAGTGCAACTTTATTTGCAGTCAAGTTCTGTGGAAAAAGCCTTCATTGAAATTTCTTCTGCAGTTGACCTCTCTTCCATTTTCCTGTGAGGAAGTTCCTCTTTGGCAGCATTCTTGGGGTGAACTCGGTATCATTCTCCCTCTTCCCACCTGTAAATGCTTTGCCATCAAAGAACGGCTTCACTCCGCATGTTCTAAAAGACGGTGGGTGTTTTCACTTTTATCCACATTTAAATGGAAAGAACTGCGCAACTGACATTTTAAGAACTGATGAGTGCGATTGAGGATGGCTTGTGACGAAGAGTGAAGAGATGAGTGAGCGAACGGAGACGCGCGTGAAACGGACTGGTTGTGCGATGTGGGAGCCCAATTCTGACTgctttctgagtgtgtgagtggaaGCTGCACCAGCTCCCTAACAAGGACATTCTCTAATTAGTacttcaagatttttttttccacatctttCCAGgtttccccctccccccccccttccttccttccttcctctttaAGTATGTCTAAGTGCAGAATTATCAAAATGTAGTGGAATGTTGTGATGACTCTTTGTATTGCTTATAATCTCTGATTTGAATGCTGTATGGTGTGTGCTTTCATGTTAATGATCTGATTTGTAAGTGTGTACTTGATGTGGGTGACACCTGCTGAAGACTCTGGGGGACGTGAGTGATGGTGTGCGAACGTGGAGTGGTGTGTCCAATGTTTCCCAGTAGCTTTCGTTGTTTGTGAGGtggttttaaaaacatgtcaaatgaAGGGACTTCTCTAATAAAGCTCATTTGAATATATGCTTAGTTTGATACTAGAGTCCATTTGTCAAAACAAAAGCATCTAATTCGATTCACATATTTAGGGACCTTGGGCTCTGCTGGTCGAGGTCTCCGTTTGAACCCTGACTGAAGTCTGTTCTGAAGGACGAAGATGGAAGTTTccaacactttcagtgtgtggcCTTCTCAGACATGACATGGGGTAGTACCTGTCTTTTTGCTGCTTCTGATGGCTTGTTGATTAAATCGTCTTCTTTGATTATTCACAGCTACTTCTAACTTGGCGGGTCTTTAATCAATGCTGAAAGATTATCTGAGCACTGTGGGATTTCCTGACTTTTTCCCCCTTTCCTCAAGTATAAGATCATATGTCAAAATAACTTCTGCTTAAATTTGTAGCCCAAATACAAgataatgaaaacatgttttggcaGTGCTTTACAAAGCCACTGTTCTTCACTTTAAACACACAAGacactttattttgacagtAGTTTGAAGGTGTTTGCTCAGAAAAATCAGCATACAGAACTTTAATGTAACGATGCCATGCTGTAGTCTTCTAGAATTTAAGATTCAGAATGACACAGTTTGAGTTGATGTTAGAAAGCCGGGTGAAGGTAAGACACTCGAGGCTCGCCTGTGTCCTCCTGTcattctctgctctcctcagtgtctctgctcttcctcttcccagTGCTCTTCTTTTTTAAGTCCCTCTGCTCCTGGGTTATCtcttcacttttcttttgtaTGTGGTTGAACTGgaacaaataaaagcaaattaaaCTTTGCAGTTGCTGTCTTCTGTAAAACATGGATCACACACGTAGATTCTTACAATAAACTCACCCCCAGTGAGTTTCACTGtagagtttgttttttaacttggTGATTTATGATTGATTGAAAACTCACCAGTGCCGTGCTACGACGGGCTAAAAGTTTAACATCCTCAGTAGACACCGTAGATCTTTTACCATGCCTGAAATCAAAATTTTAAGATGAGTGTAAATAGCTTTTATGTCTTTCTTCATAAACATGCAGAGTTAATTTACCAGTCACCTTGAAAAGGCCTCCAGGTCGTTGGCAAATATATCTGGAAAGAGATGAACAGAGTTAAGATCAAGCATAATAGTATGAAGCACATATTGCAACTTATGTTAATGGGCAGTTTCTCATGGCTTTTTCTGTAGACAGATTTTGTAAAATCTAAGCTAATAAACACTTTAGTCTTCAGGTTTACTGTTGCAGAAAGAAAACTTCTCATTCTGTTACTTTGTAGTTCTGAGTGAAATGCTCACTGTTCAGACTTCAACAACAAAATATCACTCCTTTCATCTTAAGCAAGCCTGATACAAGAACATTTCACCTGTCTTTAAATAAGAGACGAATCTGATGCATCAAAGCTCACTTATGGATTAATCAAAGAGAATAAAAGTAACTTTGTTAATGAGCTGCAGGTCTAGATGTTTATTTGATGTGAGATGTTTGACCTGaagactgttttcattttgtacattttggctggtcaaaaaataaaatgtattaaaacagAAGCTTTGTGTATTTGCCTagtgttcttttttctttctttttcatatgAGACTGTTTCTAAGcttatttctgaagtttcagcaGCTGATAAAAAAATCTACTGGTGATGTTTATATTAATTTAGTTGAATACTTCCATGACTAGAATTATGGATACATGTAATCTTTAGAGAAATCCAAAGTGAGATCTAATTAGAGATATACATTAGATGGTCACAGAAAGCTTAAGATTAGTTCCTTTCATAACATTTGCTTTTAGACtagaggaaagaaaacattcagtttCTTCTATACTACTTTATCAAACTTGTCCAGAAAGTTGAAGCAGACTGAAGGTAACTCTGTAGTCGCTGCACAGGTGGCCAGAAGTGAATCCTAAACATTAGAAAGACTCACCACACTGTCTGAAGGTGGTTTCCGCTATGGCTGCGATCACATGTCGACTGAAGACCTTCTCATGTTCATTTCCCATCTTCTGACACAGACGACCCACCGTGTAGTGCAGAGCTGCCTTTAACctctgaaatcacacacatCAGATGACACATCCAGACGGACCTTACTTTATACTTTATTCCAGGGATGCTGCTGTAACTTCACACGGCTTTAGTCAAAATAAACTGTTACCTGACGCGTTTCGTCTTTATCATCAGACATTTTACCAAACAACAAAAGCTCAACAAAGTGAGGCGAACACGTCTTATCAGCTGATGTCCTGCAGGTGAAACGTGTCAGGCTTAAAGTAAACAACAGTCCGActaaacagaaaagaaacttcGCGGCAAAAGTCTTCTTGCACTTCCGGTTTGTCATTCGCCTCGCGCTGCACTGCTGCCACCTGCCGGCTGGATGGTGCGTTCATGCTGCTGGGAAAACAAAGTTTCACCCAGTTCTAAATCCCTTGAAAACTGAGTCTGCACTGAAACTTTGTAAAGTGTTGAAGAATTTTATGCATAAGTCATATTCTAATCCACGGTAAGGacatattattgttattttacaacgattttcttaatttttacattatttctttttttccttttgctatTAGGCATTAGAGTTTGTAATTTTCAATCTGTTTTGATATGTTCGGTCTGTGTAGATGACATGCTTAAGGTGTTTAACAAAGTTGTATctatgtttgtttgttcataaagtttcatttaaaaatttgCCCCAATTCAGAAATGAGACAACAGAAATAATgcccacatttaaaaaaaagaaaaagaagaaagttaaTGTTTGTTAGGTGATTATCTATGCTGTCCACTTCTGCACTTCACAATGATTTCATCctaactattttttttataatactTATGGTAGCATTACTGTGACAAAGAAACCCCTGCTTTGTGTACATAGTTTCCAGAGATAGATTTAGCACATGAATGAGAGCAGTGGCCAAAGATTAGAGGAAAtaactttcttttaaaaagaggaaacttCAAGCAGCTCCAGACTCGGATGGCAGATGGTAGCTTCCTTCCTCGGGTCAGGGAgtagtaaaaaagaaaatgacagacagacaagagcacattcatgcacacactgcagacCTGACATGTTAAACACACATCATGAAGTTACATTCAGAGGCCATACAGTGGACAGAGACAACAGACAACAGAAGAGagatacttttatttattgatatgCAATTGGTGACACAGAATTGAATCGGgaatgaaaagagaagagaagctcagtgtgTTAAAGAAAGTAATATAGACTGTTGTCAGTCCTCCAACCATGTTTATGCTGTTTCACATACTGTGACCCTCTTTGTGAAAGGTCTTGTTTAGACACACTTACTTGCTCtgagttttcctttttccttaattcatttttatttgagaaaaaacaaacattgtttgctgcatttgtttgttgttttttttacctttataCTGTTAAAGTAAGCTTAAGTCAACCATTTTCTCAATTTTAATTTCAGCTTTGAAGTAATGAAAAAAGTTCAATCACCTTTCTACTGTTTCCTTCCAACAGCTATATGACTGCAGCACCACCAAGTGGTCTTAAGTAGGAACTACAATTTCCAGAAGCTGCCACGTGAAGAGAAACGTCATGTTGAATAAACTGTGTCATTTTGAGCCAGAGTGATTTATCAGTGCTGATAAAGTCTTGTTTTCTCATCACTGTTCATCCTGTTGCACTCATCAAAGCAAGGATCAATATCTGCTTCTTAGATGTGtaaatgtcaaaaaaacaaagaattggAATTGGGGGGAATAAAACTTATTAAATTCAAGAAATAATCAAATCATATTCTATTTATTAGGAATCAGTGCATCAATAATTCAGTTTACTCATTTGATTGAAGTCTTGAACATGAGAAGTTTTCCTTTATCTGAAGTCATGATTACTGAGCCCTTTTGTAAACTTGCTTGCAGACTTGGTCCTCGCAAGTGAGTtcctgaggagaaaaaaaaaacaaactttcatgAAACATAAAATGCTTCATCATCATCTGAAATTGTTGTAGCTCATCTCTGAATAGCGGGTGACCTTTGAGGGCCCGGGAGGGTGAGCTGTGTGCAGCCATACCAGATGAAGCTCGTCTCCCTCGACCCAGTGAGTCCAGCCtcggttcttcttctctcctctctgaacacacaccagcctATCATCGATCCAGTTCACCACACTCTGgttaaacagaaacaaaacagacttTCTTTTGAATGACCCACAATGACATGGCACAACGCATTTGCAGCTCTGATCTTTGATGTGTTGTTATATTCTGTTACATTAACAGGCTCAGTTTTAACTGAGACTCTGTCATATTCACTATTTACTTAGTAAAAGTTATTACCTGGCAGGTCCGGTTGTCCAATCCTTTCGTCACATCTTTGAATTCTTCTCCAATTTTGAATGAACACTCATAATTTCTGAAGGTTGAGAACGTCTGGATTGTGAAAGCGTCGCCTTCTTGCTTAATCACCTTCTGCGGCTTCAGCTTGGAGGCAATCTTACGTGTTGCAAAATCAATGCCTGCATGTCAAAATAGGAGGAACATGAGCCAACACCTTCACCACACTGACTATTTTATGTATGTCTGATCAGAGAAGATAATTCTCCTTTGCTGGGTCTAAACTTTACACAGCAACACTGTCCTTCAGATTATACCTGAATTATAATCTGAAGGACAGTGCTACTGCTTTGATTGCATTGCTCTTCTCTGAATACTcaacttcagttcagtttcattGACATACAGCACAAGAAAGACAAATAATAGCTTTAACATCAATTATCCCAAGAAAGAAAAGTCACAATCACTCAGTATAAATCCcttcactgtaaaacaaaccaaaaaaacctaaaaaaaaaaaaaaaaaaaatcattcccCACAAATGATTTGCTGAAGTAATCAAAGACACTCACCAAGTGCGACCATGTATCCCTCAAAGTTGTCATTGCTGACTAAGTTCCAGGTCCCTCCGAGGCTGACAGACATGTTGGTTTGACTCGCCGAGCTGGATGAGAATCAGGACGGAGCCGATTTGTAAAGATGTCTTATTGTGTGTCAATGTGGGGCAGAGGTGATTTCACGTTTACCACTCTTAAAGGAACGAGCCTGGGGGGTGGAACAGATGGGTTTTTAAATAATATGAGGAAATTACTGTGCTCCTAATCTAAGCTTCATAggatgtgattgttttttttaaaaaataaagatggcAAATGTCCACACATTATTCACTTAATAGAAGCAAAGGTTACTGCTGTGGCTGGTGGGCTGGAAGCTGAGTTATTCACGTAAGAGCTGAAAGATGCAGGCTCTGCAAATAACTAGGAAagtattaaaatgaaattaatgaatTCTCCTTCACCTTCACCCTGGTATTTCGTTGCTGTTGTTGTACATCCAGGAAGACAACATGCAGCCAAACGGTGTCTGAGTGTGGGCAGAGTGTAATCCTATCCTCCCTCCGGTTGACGCTCAGCAGAAGCTCAACCATCAGGAACAGCGGGATCGAACACAGTGGAGCAGCCATGTTTCTTTACGCACTCATTTTAACGGCTTatcacagcagcagatggaTCCCAAAAAACCAGAGGTTAAAATTGTAAGTACTGTTATGGGTGGAGgtatgttttaaatatttgcaCGTATTTTACACTCATATTGATATTTCATCTTGCTCAACAGTCAGATAGTGAATGCGGTGTTCACAGCGGCCGTTCTGGGTCCACAGTTCTACGTCATGGGAAGGTAACTGAGCATCAGTCCGAACAGACGATGTGTGAGAGTGGACGTGTTTAACAATCTGCTCTGATTAAAGGCCAAAATCCTCCAGATACTGCAGGCAGCCCCTCCTGAGCAATCTGTCAGCCTCCGTCGCCTTGTCCTTCGTGGCTGCTGGTGGGTTGAATCAGATCAGACGAGCTCAAAagacgatgcagcagcagctggattgAAGTATTAACACGGACAACACCTTGTGGCAAAGggttttctgtagttttcacGCTGGTGGATCCGGTTCCTCGGGGCTTCTGGGCCGCCTGCCACGTGTTTGGCCTGCTGTCATGCGGACATGGACTGTGCACAACCATCCTGACTCTCACAGCAGCTGCATGCGTAAGGAAAAACAAACCGTACAAGAGTAAATAAACCATTCCAGATAAAtgaattctgcatgttttcaggcCAAAACCACCCCGGAGCTGTACTACATGTCTGTCGCTCTGACCGTTTCTTCTATTTTCAGCACAGGTGAAGAACGCTTCCTTCTAACACATACTGAAGCATTTATTCATGAAATCTCACTTTCAAATGAGTTCCACCTGCTTGTGTCTGTTCAGGATTTCTCATGGTGAGAGGCGGCCTCTGGCTGACCAAACGGTGGCCGGCGTCGGAGCCCGGCAGGAACAATGAGTGATGAAACGGCCCAGCTGCCCTCGCCGACATGCGATCCCGCTCGTATAAAAAATTCATGAGGTCTTCATGCCACCAGCGGTCGGTAACCTTAAACCGCGAGGAGGAAGAGAACGGGCAGGTGACTTAATCCAGCTCACCATTTTAACGCTcacttcagaaaaacagatgtcTCGTCCGTTTGAACTGCTGGACTTTTATTACATCGAGGGCAAACTGCTACATGTGTTTCATGGatctgtgaaagtgaaagctTTCAAACAGCAGAGTTCACACACTGATACAGATGTGAAGGCTGCACACCGCGCAGTGATATCTCCATTCAACAGACTCCAGCAGGAAAACCGAAAACACACTTCCTGAATTATATTTCCAGTTgcatgaattaaaaacacacacacacacacacacacacacacacagtcagaacaGATGTGATTACCATTACCTCAATGCAATCAGCAGCATTTAAAGTGTGGCATGATGTGGCAGTGGGAGTAAATGCTGTTCCTAATTTGTCCACTGGGGGTGAAATAGTGTTTCAGTCAAATTAGAAGACAGGATGCAACAACTGCTGGTTTAAAAGTGGCTAAAAGTTACAAAACCCctgctttaaataaaaaaaaaaaaaaaaaaaaagtaactggAAAATTACtattgaatgaaaaacaaatgtaaaaaagtcTAATCAGTGCAACTATGAAACCAGTTtcaacagtttgttttaatcAAAACTAAGACCGCCAGACATAAATATAAACCTCTGCTGTCGTTACCGCATAATGATCTGTAAATCGGCTAGAAAGAAAACCCACATTGTTTTTCATATAGAAAGAATAATAAGACTTCAAAATGCATGTAAAGGAATGACATCTGAGTGAAACAGAAATATGCGTGACGTTGGTGTGGAGAGCAAACCACTTAAAGAACAtccagttttcagtgttttcatgtcacaTTTATATTTATTGATGCCAATCAACCAATAACAAGGAACAAGGCCGAAACTTATTGCTTTTATTTAAAGAGGGTCTCCATTGAGTAAACTATATGTATGTTTTACACGTCACAGATATGAATGAATCCCGTAGGAGTTTGTTTGGATGCAGTTCATCATTTCCCCAAAGGTCAGGATGTTTACTGGTTGgcaatatatttcttttttcatttataaaGAAGACAAAGCTTTCATTGAACCTTTTGGTCGTAGCATGATGGGGACAGTCAACCAtcactgtgtttacatggaCTTTGGTATCATGGAATGGCTGCAGAGGAATTAGTTTACCTGACAAACAAAATCGTTTCTATAACACCGTTACTGAAACCCCCAGTTCAGGCTTGACACTCCGATATAGCTGCCTTCGTTTCTGGAGCACTTGGGTGAGTAGTGAGTGGCAGCTGTCTAAATTGatcatataaacacacacacacacacacacacacacacacacacaccaggataCTCATTGTCCATGTAAACACTAaatagaagagaaaaaaaaacaatcaaggAAAGCTGATTCACCTGAGatctttttatttcacacatacaaacacattaTGTGTGCAATAACAGTATTAATGTTTGTGGTCACTTGGGTTGACATTCAGCACCAGATATCATCATATGCACTTTATCACCAGTTCTGCAGATATTgtctctttcattcattttctacataTCTCACACTCCATTTGGCTTATTTATATACTTTCACACACTCCAAAAATATtataaagcaggaaaaaaaacccagcgtGGTCGGTAGCAGTCCTGTAGGAAAACCAAGTTtagaaagtttttctttatgtaCATTTCCCAAACCACATCaatccatcaaaaaaaaaaaaaaaagtacaagagAACAGTGTTTCAGTCTTTTTGAGTAATGATGTGACAACAATCAAATGTCgggtaaaaaataaatctgaatttctgCAGCAGTAATGTTCAGTTCACATGGtttgtgaaaaactggtggTCCTGAATGAGTTGGTCCATAAAGCAGCAGACTCACCGAAATAGCATGATTTAGCATGATTAGAAATACGTGCTCTCTATCCTATCAGTGCGTCGTAGTCTATGTACCAGATGAGAGTGCCGTGAGTGGGCTTCACCCCGGTGACGGGCCACTTTTCTGGGTCGTCCTTCACTCGGCTCAGCTGAGTGATGAGCTCGTGTTTCCCTTTGCCCATCACCATGAGGGCCACCCTGTGGGCTTGGTTAATGGCGTTAAAAGTCAGGCTCATTCGCTGGTGAGGCTTGATGGGGCTCTCGGTGAGGGCCACCATGCTCTGTCTCAGCTCCTTCACCTTGCTTCCGGGGAACAGCGAGGCCGTGTGGCCGTCGTAGCCCACGCCCAACAGCACGAAGTGGAAGCTGGAGCCGTTGGTCAGTTTGCCGAGCTCCTTCTCATAGAGGAGCGcgcccccgtcctcctccacgCACAGACGCTGGTTGAGCTGCACTGGCATGGGGTGGATGTTGTAGTACGGGATCCTCACGTGCTGCAGGAGGTGGTCGTGCAAGCTGTGGAAGTTCGACTCTGCTTCGGTGAGCGGGACGCAGCGCTCGTCCACCATCCACACGTGGGTGTCTCTCCAGGGGAAGGAGAAGTGGTGCAGAACCAGGCGGTGGAACAGGGCGATGGGGGTCGACCCGCCAGAGAGCGCCAGGTGGAAAACCCCCTCCTTCCGCACggccgcctccgccgcctcctgcaGGTCTGCGGCGAgccgctccaccagctcctcggCCCAGGCGGACACCATTTCGGCGCTACGGAATTTACCCTGCATCACCTGGAAGCCGTCGGTGGAGGAGCGGCCCACCTGGTCGGGGCTGATTATCACCACCTTGCTGTTGAAGCTGATCTCGTTGCCTTTCAGCTGGACATCAAGCATGCCTCCGTTGTCAGCCCCGCCGGGGTAGACGCGAGGAAAAGAGCCTTTTAGGCTACTGAGCAGCGGCGTCCATAAGCTCCAGGAAGCTAACAGGTTCTCAGTGCTGATGAAATTATTTTTACAGCCAGCAAATATGTGAGAGATGAGTTCTGCATAAGCTTCTCTTTGCACTTTTGGAGTCTGCACATAGTAGTCTGAGAGAGGCAAACCTAAAACGCTGACATTCGCGTGCTCCGTCACCTCCTTCCAGCCAGCGTCCGTCTGAACCGGCTTGAATAAATTCTTACTGACCAGGATTGCGGGATACTGGAGGCTGCCGTGGCCGAAGTGGAAAACGATCTGTTTGGGTTTGCAGTGAACGCTGTCCTGACTCTGAAGGCAAAAGATGTCGTTCTTGAACAGTATGCGTGCGTATCCCACCCGCTCGTCTAACATCTTCCCTGAGGTCAAAAGGATCGGGACGCCCTCGTAGCGAGCGTCAGCGACGTGCGCCAGCACcgctgaaacacagaaacagcgTCACGCGTTAACAGCAACACAACCAAAAGGTCATGGCGGCTCAGATTTCATGATCTTGATGTTTAAAGCAGATTGTTTTCTGCACGCTGGTGTGAGtagtttcattataaaaacacacaacagcacccactagtggccgaACAAGAAAACTACATT encodes:
- the cenps gene encoding centromere protein S, whose amino-acid sequence is MSDDKDETRQRLKAALHYTVGRLCQKMGNEHEKVFSRHVIAAIAETTFRQCDIFANDLEAFSRHGKRSTVSTEDVKLLARRSTALFNHIQKKSEEITQEQRDLKKKSTGKRKSRDTEESRE
- the rbp7b gene encoding retinoid-binding protein 7; this translates as MSVSLGGTWNLVSNDNFEGYMVALGIDFATRKIASKLKPQKVIKQEGDAFTIQTFSTFRNYECSFKIGEEFKDVTKGLDNRTCQSVVNWIDDRLVCVQRGEKKNRGWTHWVEGDELHLELTCEDQVCKQVYKRAQ
- the h6pd gene encoding GDH/6PGL endoplasmic bifunctional protein, translating into MLVTVLVLLVTLCALGGTAEERQEAQRPGHVSVVILGGTGDLAKKYLWQGFFQLYASQASSANTFSFYGGGLSPADSAKPVFFEILKAVSCPKDLSQERCAVLKEQFLRLSQYRQLKTLEDYQGLAKHVEQQLQEEGMTEAGRLFYLSVPAFAYADIAEKINSSCRPAGGAWLRVVLEKPFGHDLPSAQALAAQLGTALKDEEMYRIDHYLGKQVVSRILPFRKENKDSLDPIWNKHHIERIEIVLKETLDVKGRIPFYDQYGVIRDVLQNHLTEVLMLLTMTPPVNVSSIQEVQQNKLEIFSSLLPLGKNQAVIGQYQAYKAEVQKELNKTQDHVSLTPTFAAVLAHVADARYEGVPILLTSGKMLDERVGYARILFKNDIFCLQSQDSVHCKPKQIVFHFGHGSLQYPAILVSKNLFKPVQTDAGWKEVTEHANVSVLGLPLSDYYVQTPKVQREAYAELISHIFAGCKNNFISTENLLASWSLWTPLLSSLKGSFPRVYPGGADNGGMLDVQLKGNEISFNSKVVIISPDQVGRSSTDGFQVMQGKFRSAEMVSAWAEELVERLAADLQEAAEAAVRKEGVFHLALSGGSTPIALFHRLVLHHFSFPWRDTHVWMVDERCVPLTEAESNFHSLHDHLLQHVRIPYYNIHPMPVQLNQRLCVEEDGGALLYEKELGKLTNGSSFHFVLLGVGYDGHTASLFPGSKVKELRQSMVALTESPIKPHQRMSLTFNAINQAHRVALMVMGKGKHELITQLSRVKDDPEKWPVTGVKPTHGTLIWYIDYDALIG